From Watersipora subatra chromosome 2, tzWatSuba1.1, whole genome shotgun sequence, one genomic window encodes:
- the LOC137386806 gene encoding lipoyl synthase, mitochondrial-like isoform X2, translating to MSQYRSYQTAAHIYCRCAKTKLPFTSVSPLFVASQRSYTQQSDHRSKALEDGPSLEDFIESTESLPKHPLGYTGQLKAVKGERMRVPPWLKMKIPTGKEYNKIKQSVRSSGLATVCEEAKCPNIGECWGGDGEVATATIMVMGDTCTRGCRFCSVKTSRAPPPLDPDEPKNTAEAIAKWGVGYVVLTSVDRDDLEDGGAAHFAATVREVKKRNEAILIECLTPDFAGNMASVERIINSGLDVYAHNVETVENLQRFVRDPRANYKQSLSVLSHIKKYNPSLITKTSIMLGLGETDEEVRQTMKDLRENKVDCLTLGQYMQPTKRHLKVREYVTPEKFDYWRSVGDAMGFLYTASGPLVRSSYKAGEFYMKNLVNSQKKADASNQTHPG from the exons ATGTCCCAGTACAGGAGTTACCAAACAGCAGCTCATATCTATTGCCGATGTGCCAAAACAAAACTCCCTTTCACATCCGTGTCTCCATTATTTGTGGCG AGTCAGCGCTCATATACTCAGCAGAGTGATCATCGGTCAAAGGCATTAGAAGATGGGCCATCACTTGAAGACTTTATAGAATCAACCGAGAG TCTGCCAAAGCACCCCCTCGGCTATACTGGCCAGTTGAAGGCGGTTAAAGGGGAGAGGATGCGCGTGCCTCCATGGCTGAAGATGAAGATTCCAACAggaaaggaatataataagatAAAACAGTCTGTGAGAAGTTCAGGGTTGGCAACAGTCTGTGAGGAAGCAAAGTGCCCAAACATTGGCGAGTGCTGGGGAG GTGATGGGGAGGTGGCAACAGCTACAATTATGGTTATGGGAGACACTTGCACTCGGGGCTGCCGATTCTGTTCTGTGAAGACCAGTCGTGCTCCTCCACCCCTTGACCCAGATGAGCCTAAAAATACAGCTGAGGCTATAGCGAAATGGGGAGTCGGATATGTGGTGCTGACCTCTGTAGATAGAGATG ATCTTGAAGATGGAGGCGCAGCCCATTTTGCTGCTACTGTTCGGGAAGTAAAAAAAAGAAACGAGGCTATATTGATAGAATGCCTCACACCAGATTTCGCAGGCAATATGGCAAGTGTAGAAAGAATCATAAACTCAGGGTTGGATGTTTATGCTCACAATGTGGAGACAGTCGAGAATCTTCAGAG GTTTGTAAGAGATCCAAGAGCCAACTACAAGCAAAGTCTCTCCGTTCTCTCACACATAAAGAAGTATAATCCATCTCTTATCACCAAGACATCTATCATGTTAG GCCTAGGTGAAACAGATGAAGAGGTTAGACAGACCATGAAGGACTTGCGGGAGAACAAGGTGGACTGCCTCACGCTTGGACAATATATGCAGCCCACTAAAAGGCACCTCAAG GTAAGAGAGTATGTTACTCCAGAAAAATTTGATTACTGGCGATCTGTTGGAGATGCGATGGGATTTCTGTACACGGCCAGTGGACCTCTTGTAAGATCTTCATACAAAGCTG GAGAGTTTTATATGAAAAACCTTGTAAACTCGCAGAAGAAGGCAGATGCAAGTAATCAAACGCACCCTGGATAG
- the LOC137388617 gene encoding myosin-13-like — METRARPTGNQSVVRGVREQLQQFQEKVQICSESFAVHELVDTLQAISQKTHKVIQSRYNLQAFVDRIEGDKENADGAIMEKEVMYARWFLDNMGYLRDLNKQFTEKIYTPLTQLFNGENAITQRSTPAWTKPSWSILLYQKKIPEITELYNDVDMENVFIRLRYVKSRVDHLLEDEGEIDPALFSLASQKVLEGKNLPNHSFIRLMPDVQHKLTTAGSLAERWLEIITSQDVNGRTMISKLERVKTMLGNQLDSLNHEIKTTANKLSSESDDLQDLLAHEDRATLISNKCQSLELRLSTLKKKISQNTHQIEDIEELLETSPANKQFVANLLSDLHKKRKFHDDLTRQTKIVQFELSIVREDLCVELELKPSVIRITNSVQENCEQLETSLEDKKVEKYQLEMALKPVIPP, encoded by the exons ATGGAGACAAGAGCACGGCCAACTGGTAACCAG TCAGTCGTAagaggagtgagagagcaaCTCCAACAGTTTCAAGAGAAAGTACAAATATGTAGTGAATCATTCGCTGTTCATGAGCTTGTGGATACTCTTCAAGCAATTTCTCAAAAAACTCACAAAGTCATCCAGTCGAGATATAATCTCCAAGCTTTCGTAGACAGAATAGAGG GCGACAAAGAGAATGCTGATGGAGCCATCATGGAAAAGGAAGTCATGTACGCACGATGGTTTCTTGATAACATGGGGTACCTTCGAGACCTGAATAAACAATTTACTGAAAAGATTTACACCCCTTTGACTCAGCTGTTTAATGGAGAAAACGCAATCACACAAAGATCAACACCAGCTTGGACCAAGCCTTCGTGGTCTATTCTTTTGTACCAGAAGAAAATTCCCGAAATCACAGAGCTCTACAACGATGTCGACATGGAAAATGTATTCATAAGGCTCCGATATGTGAAAAGCCGAGTTGATCACCTTTTAGAAGATGAAGGTGAGATTGACCCTGCACTTTTCTCCTTGGCTAGTCAGAAGGTTCTAGAAGGTAAAAATTTACCCAATCACTCCTTTATTCGTCTAATGCCTGATGTACAGCACAAATTAACAACGGCGGGCAGCTTAGCAGAGCGCTGGCTGGAAATCATCACTTCGCAAGATGTCAATGGTAGAACAATGATCTCTAAGCTTGAAAGAGTAAAGACCATGCTAGGTAATCAATTGGACAGCCTCAACCATGAAATcaaaacaacagccaataaaCTTTCCAGCGAATCAGATGACTTGCAAGATTTACTAGCGCATGAAGACAGAGCTACCCTAATAAGCAACAAATGTCAATCACTGGAGCTGAGGCTTAGCACCCTGAAAAAAAAGATTAGTCAGAATACTCACCAAATCGAAGACATCGAGGAGCTTTTAGAAACGAGTCCCGCTAACAAACAATTTGTCGCTAACTTACTTTCCGATTTgcataaaaaaagaaaatttcacgATGACCTTACCAGACAAACGAAGATTGTGCAGTTTGAGCTCAGCATCGTAAGGGAAGACTTATGTGTGGAACTCGAGCTAAAGCCATCGGTAATTCGCATAACAAACAGTGTGCAGGAGAATTGTGAGCAACTCGAGACATCACTAGAAGataaaaaagtagaaaaatatCAACTTGAAATGGCATTGAAGCCTGTGATCCCACCATGA
- the LOC137386806 gene encoding lipoyl synthase, mitochondrial-like isoform X1 translates to MTIIFSVVNIRIFMSQYRSYQTAAHIYCRCAKTKLPFTSVSPLFVASQRSYTQQSDHRSKALEDGPSLEDFIESTESLPKHPLGYTGQLKAVKGERMRVPPWLKMKIPTGKEYNKIKQSVRSSGLATVCEEAKCPNIGECWGGDGEVATATIMVMGDTCTRGCRFCSVKTSRAPPPLDPDEPKNTAEAIAKWGVGYVVLTSVDRDDLEDGGAAHFAATVREVKKRNEAILIECLTPDFAGNMASVERIINSGLDVYAHNVETVENLQRFVRDPRANYKQSLSVLSHIKKYNPSLITKTSIMLGLGETDEEVRQTMKDLRENKVDCLTLGQYMQPTKRHLKVREYVTPEKFDYWRSVGDAMGFLYTASGPLVRSSYKAGEFYMKNLVNSQKKADASNQTHPG, encoded by the exons ATGACAATTATTTTTAGTGTA GTCAACATCAGAATCTTCATGTCCCAGTACAGGAGTTACCAAACAGCAGCTCATATCTATTGCCGATGTGCCAAAACAAAACTCCCTTTCACATCCGTGTCTCCATTATTTGTGGCG AGTCAGCGCTCATATACTCAGCAGAGTGATCATCGGTCAAAGGCATTAGAAGATGGGCCATCACTTGAAGACTTTATAGAATCAACCGAGAG TCTGCCAAAGCACCCCCTCGGCTATACTGGCCAGTTGAAGGCGGTTAAAGGGGAGAGGATGCGCGTGCCTCCATGGCTGAAGATGAAGATTCCAACAggaaaggaatataataagatAAAACAGTCTGTGAGAAGTTCAGGGTTGGCAACAGTCTGTGAGGAAGCAAAGTGCCCAAACATTGGCGAGTGCTGGGGAG GTGATGGGGAGGTGGCAACAGCTACAATTATGGTTATGGGAGACACTTGCACTCGGGGCTGCCGATTCTGTTCTGTGAAGACCAGTCGTGCTCCTCCACCCCTTGACCCAGATGAGCCTAAAAATACAGCTGAGGCTATAGCGAAATGGGGAGTCGGATATGTGGTGCTGACCTCTGTAGATAGAGATG ATCTTGAAGATGGAGGCGCAGCCCATTTTGCTGCTACTGTTCGGGAAGTAAAAAAAAGAAACGAGGCTATATTGATAGAATGCCTCACACCAGATTTCGCAGGCAATATGGCAAGTGTAGAAAGAATCATAAACTCAGGGTTGGATGTTTATGCTCACAATGTGGAGACAGTCGAGAATCTTCAGAG GTTTGTAAGAGATCCAAGAGCCAACTACAAGCAAAGTCTCTCCGTTCTCTCACACATAAAGAAGTATAATCCATCTCTTATCACCAAGACATCTATCATGTTAG GCCTAGGTGAAACAGATGAAGAGGTTAGACAGACCATGAAGGACTTGCGGGAGAACAAGGTGGACTGCCTCACGCTTGGACAATATATGCAGCCCACTAAAAGGCACCTCAAG GTAAGAGAGTATGTTACTCCAGAAAAATTTGATTACTGGCGATCTGTTGGAGATGCGATGGGATTTCTGTACACGGCCAGTGGACCTCTTGTAAGATCTTCATACAAAGCTG GAGAGTTTTATATGAAAAACCTTGTAAACTCGCAGAAGAAGGCAGATGCAAGTAATCAAACGCACCCTGGATAG